In the Chlorobium limicola DSM 245 genome, one interval contains:
- the cobM gene encoding precorrin-4 C(11)-methyltransferase, with the protein MKHHAITIAALTGKGAAVARNLRDYLSGEPGCRVEIISAREGEGLLKVPSIAGHVRQEFMNRDAFIFIGSLGICVRAIAPVIGDKRCDPAVVNCDENGLFVQPVLSGHRGGANDLALRLSRHLGAQPVVTTSSDVQGLWPLDILGRQEGWSAEPWGSRSMTFMMADYVNHARTALLLDVRDRVTEMLERTKPGFVDIYYDYRTIPFDSYALLLAVTHRRYEPPVPAVFYRPKVLCVGLGCEKNIDPPGFIDAFAAEFLQLGLSPLSIRSLGSIDLKAAEPAFVELSGKLQIPFCCFSAEDLSRVDGAPNPSGTVMRKIGVPSVAEAASALLAGSSGWIAEKRKCAIPGAAAGSPRFFTMAVSLAAGAAREGLIAIVGAGPGDPELITLRGRRFLEKADLILYAGSLVPEKLTHAARPGALVRSSAGMALEEQLELMNRFYRSGRFVVRLHTGDPSIYGAIQEQMAWFEEHDMRYEIVPGVSSFQAAAAALHAEFTIPETVQTIILTRAAGRTPVPEKERLSELARSQSTMCIYLSAAIAASVQDELLRHYAPDTPVAVCYRLTWDDEHILRGELFRLAELVGMTGKSNTVLLVVGAALGARGKRSKLYDPAFAHGFRDSAGEAVRA; encoded by the coding sequence ATGAAACACCATGCCATCACCATTGCCGCGCTTACCGGAAAGGGCGCAGCGGTTGCCCGAAACCTTCGGGACTATCTTTCGGGAGAACCCGGCTGCCGGGTCGAAATCATTTCCGCAAGGGAGGGAGAGGGATTGCTGAAAGTGCCTTCGATCGCCGGCCATGTCCGTCAGGAGTTCATGAACCGGGATGCGTTTATATTCATCGGCTCGCTCGGCATATGCGTCCGCGCGATCGCTCCCGTCATAGGAGACAAGAGATGCGATCCGGCCGTCGTGAACTGCGACGAAAACGGCCTTTTCGTCCAGCCGGTGCTCTCCGGCCACAGGGGGGGCGCCAACGATCTCGCCTTGCGCCTCTCCCGTCATCTCGGCGCCCAGCCGGTCGTCACCACGTCGAGCGACGTCCAGGGCCTCTGGCCTCTCGATATTCTCGGCCGCCAGGAGGGATGGAGCGCGGAGCCGTGGGGAAGCCGCTCGATGACCTTCATGATGGCGGACTATGTGAACCATGCGCGCACCGCGCTTCTGCTCGATGTGCGCGACCGGGTGACGGAGATGCTGGAGCGCACGAAACCGGGGTTCGTCGATATCTACTACGACTACCGGACAATACCGTTCGACTCGTACGCACTGCTGCTTGCCGTGACGCACCGGCGGTACGAACCTCCGGTTCCGGCTGTCTTCTACCGCCCGAAAGTGCTCTGTGTCGGGCTCGGATGTGAAAAGAACATCGATCCCCCCGGCTTCATAGACGCCTTCGCGGCAGAGTTTCTGCAGCTTGGCCTTTCGCCCCTGTCGATCCGTTCGCTGGGCTCCATCGATCTGAAGGCCGCCGAACCGGCTTTTGTGGAACTTTCCGGCAAACTGCAGATACCGTTTTGCTGCTTTTCCGCCGAAGATCTCAGCCGTGTGGACGGCGCGCCCAATCCGTCCGGGACGGTGATGCGCAAAATCGGCGTGCCGAGTGTAGCCGAAGCCGCTTCAGCCCTGCTTGCCGGAAGTTCCGGCTGGATCGCGGAGAAGCGGAAATGCGCCATACCCGGCGCTGCCGCAGGCTCTCCCCGCTTCTTCACCATGGCCGTAAGCCTTGCAGCCGGTGCGGCCAGGGAGGGGTTGATCGCCATCGTGGGGGCGGGCCCCGGCGATCCGGAACTGATAACCCTCAGGGGTCGCCGTTTTCTGGAGAAGGCCGACCTCATCCTTTACGCAGGAAGCCTCGTGCCGGAAAAACTCACCCATGCGGCCAGGCCTGGAGCGCTCGTACGGAGTTCCGCAGGCATGGCGCTCGAAGAGCAGCTCGAACTCATGAACCGCTTTTATCGGTCAGGCAGGTTCGTGGTCAGGCTGCATACCGGCGATCCGTCGATCTACGGCGCAATCCAGGAGCAGATGGCCTGGTTCGAAGAGCACGACATGCGCTATGAGATCGTACCGGGCGTCTCCTCTTTTCAGGCCGCCGCCGCCGCATTGCATGCCGAATTCACGATCCCCGAAACCGTCCAGACCATCATTCTTACCCGCGCGGCAGGGAGGACCCCGGTTCCGGAAAAGGAGCGCCTCAGCGAGCTGGCCCGGTCGCAGAGCACCATGTGCATCTACCTGAGCGCCGCCATCGCCGCGAGCGTGCAGGATGAACTGCTCCGGCACTACGCTCCCGATACCCCGGTTGCGGTCTGCTATCGCCTCACCTGGGACGACGAGCATATCCTGCGCGGCGAGCTTTTCCGTCTGGCCGAACTGGTCGGCATGACCGGCAAAAGCAATACCGTGCTGCTGGTCGTCGGAGCCGCTCTCGGAGCCAGGGGAAAACGCTCGAAGCTTTACGACCCGGCATTCGCGCACGGGTTCAGGGATTCGGCAGGGGAGGCCGTACGGGCATGA
- the cobK gene encoding precorrin-6A reductase, which translates to MIILFGGTTEGRLAAGLLDGMSRRYIYATKSASGDFPMSHGEHRNGALNDRTMVSLLAEREIRLIIDAAHPFAVGLHRTIARVAGTLSLPVIRLERDYRIDPELIDTPRVRFADSLAAAAGLLEIMKPRSVLAATGVQSISVLRPYWTEHRMKVRILPAERSYDLAIQEGFPEEDIIRKAPSCSQAEEEAIYRQHGIDCLLCKESGSSGFLPVKLAAAKACGISAVIVRRPVLPAMFRTVHSIEALREALSDRGERP; encoded by the coding sequence ATGATCATCCTCTTTGGCGGTACTACCGAGGGTCGCCTGGCCGCAGGCCTGCTCGACGGCATGTCGCGGCGCTACATCTATGCAACGAAGTCCGCTTCGGGCGATTTCCCCATGAGCCACGGCGAACATCGTAACGGAGCGCTCAACGACAGAACGATGGTTTCCCTGCTGGCCGAAAGGGAGATTCGCCTGATTATCGATGCGGCCCATCCTTTCGCGGTCGGCCTGCACCGGACGATTGCGCGGGTCGCCGGCACCCTTTCCCTGCCTGTCATCAGGCTGGAACGCGATTACCGTATCGACCCGGAGCTCATCGACACTCCCCGTGTCCGTTTCGCGGATTCCCTGGCCGCGGCGGCAGGTCTTCTCGAAATCATGAAGCCCCGCTCCGTTCTTGCCGCCACGGGCGTGCAGAGTATTTCCGTTCTTCGTCCGTACTGGACGGAGCATCGCATGAAGGTGAGGATACTGCCTGCGGAGCGTTCGTACGATCTTGCGATACAAGAGGGATTTCCGGAAGAGGATATCATCCGAAAGGCGCCATCGTGCAGTCAGGCCGAGGAAGAGGCGATCTATCGCCAGCACGGTATCGATTGCCTGCTCTGCAAGGAGAGCGGATCGTCCGGTTTTCTGCCGGTCAAGCTTGCCGCGGCAAAGGCATGCGGCATCTCAGCAGTCATCGTTCGGCGTCCTGTTCTGCCCGCCATGTTCAGGACCGTTCACTCCATCGAGGCTCTGCGCGAGGCGTTATCCGACAGGGGGGAGCGACCGTGA
- the cbiD gene encoding cobalt-precorrin-5B (C(1))-methyltransferase CbiD: protein MNDSGKALRTGFTTGTCAAAATKASLSMLLSGLRVHEAVIRLPGGQCAGFSVTESRRSGISATACVKKDGGDDPDVTSGLLICSEVSLRPDLQDGTVLFLHGEGVGTVTLAGLGIPLGEPAINPVPRTMITGVVRTLLDRYGISGGASVRISVPGGAALAEKTMNARLGVLGGISIIGTSGIVVPYSGQAYLDSIRRALQVAAENGCRELAISAGARSENALRSVFPGLPEQAFIHYGNRIGKTLAMIRDIGSFERVVVGVMLAKSTKLAQGELDLSSRSVGLDREFIAGLAAKTGYPESIGESILERELVRSVVELIPFRAHEPFYRELAEACRSTCASVIPSIGLTFVLISQEHGCVVCPENR, encoded by the coding sequence GTGAACGACTCTGGAAAAGCGCTCCGGACAGGGTTCACGACGGGGACCTGCGCCGCCGCCGCGACCAAAGCATCGCTGTCGATGCTGCTCTCCGGCCTGCGCGTGCATGAAGCCGTCATCAGGTTGCCCGGCGGGCAGTGCGCGGGATTTTCCGTAACCGAAAGCCGGCGTTCCGGCATTTCGGCGACGGCGTGCGTGAAAAAGGACGGCGGCGACGATCCTGATGTGACCAGCGGCCTCTTGATCTGCAGCGAAGTGTCGCTTCGTCCCGATCTTCAGGACGGAACCGTCCTGTTCCTGCACGGGGAGGGGGTCGGGACCGTAACCCTTGCCGGTCTCGGCATTCCGCTCGGGGAGCCTGCCATCAACCCCGTACCGAGAACCATGATAACCGGAGTCGTACGGACGCTTCTCGACAGGTACGGGATTTCGGGCGGCGCCTCGGTCCGCATATCGGTCCCGGGCGGCGCCGCGCTGGCCGAAAAAACCATGAACGCGCGGCTCGGCGTGCTTGGCGGCATTTCAATCATCGGAACGAGCGGCATCGTCGTGCCGTATTCCGGGCAGGCCTACCTCGACTCGATCCGGAGGGCGTTGCAGGTCGCCGCGGAAAACGGATGTCGCGAGCTGGCCATTTCGGCCGGAGCCCGGAGCGAAAACGCGCTCCGGAGCGTATTTCCTGGCCTTCCGGAGCAGGCCTTTATCCATTACGGCAACAGGATCGGCAAAACGCTTGCAATGATTCGCGATATCGGCAGCTTCGAGCGGGTTGTCGTCGGGGTCATGCTTGCGAAGTCCACCAAGCTCGCGCAGGGGGAGCTCGATCTGTCGAGCCGGAGCGTCGGGCTCGACAGGGAGTTTATCGCAGGGCTCGCCGCAAAAACAGGATATCCGGAGAGCATAGGGGAGAGCATTCTGGAGAGGGAGCTGGTGCGCAGTGTCGTGGAGCTTATTCCGTTCAGGGCGCATGAGCCCTTCTATCGGGAACTTGCCGAAGCATGCAGGAGCACCTGTGCGTCGGTGATTCCCTCCATCGGGCTCACCTTCGTGCTGATCAGTCAGGAGCACGGCTGCGTTGTCTGCCCGGAAAACCGATAA
- a CDS encoding TIM barrel protein — translation MRFLLNISTHPGDVAIAGEHWGDAVSLLEQTGFDGYEIYPVGDYDYDIIPERIIGGIHLRFFVMIRQIWNNDRQALVDMFGSEENVRCYYGGSDRDAIIDCYRRQLDLACRFDVPYVVFHPVHYELDYVFNWQPPWNWRETIDLSAEIISEVVRQTSYKGWILFENLWWPGNFRLDSVREIERLLSGVSYPRCGLVLDTGHVFNKNQSLKTEAEAISFLLDEVDRLGEYRDLVRAVHLCRSLSGDYVRASRTIDNPFAGASTFWDRFGVAARHVRQIDRHEAFEHPSIAALFDRIEPETVVFEFSFASREEWLGKIERQKRALGEHFGRRRPEGRR, via the coding sequence ATGCGTTTTCTTCTCAATATCAGCACGCATCCCGGAGATGTCGCCATAGCCGGCGAGCATTGGGGCGATGCTGTTTCATTGCTCGAACAGACCGGTTTTGACGGGTATGAGATCTACCCGGTCGGGGATTACGATTATGACATCATTCCGGAGCGGATCATCGGTGGCATCCATCTCCGTTTTTTCGTGATGATCAGACAGATATGGAACAACGACCGCCAGGCGCTTGTCGATATGTTCGGCAGCGAGGAGAACGTGCGATGCTATTATGGCGGCTCGGATCGCGACGCGATCATCGACTGCTACCGCAGACAGCTCGATCTTGCATGCCGGTTCGATGTTCCGTATGTGGTTTTCCACCCGGTGCACTACGAGCTCGATTATGTTTTCAACTGGCAACCGCCCTGGAACTGGCGGGAGACGATCGACCTGTCGGCTGAAATCATCAGTGAAGTCGTTCGACAGACCTCCTACAAGGGGTGGATCCTGTTCGAAAACCTCTGGTGGCCCGGAAATTTCCGGCTGGACAGCGTCAGGGAGATCGAACGTCTGCTTTCGGGAGTGTCGTATCCCCGTTGTGGTCTGGTGCTCGATACCGGTCATGTTTTCAACAAGAACCAGTCGCTGAAAACGGAGGCCGAAGCGATCTCCTTCCTTCTCGACGAGGTCGATCGTCTCGGCGAGTATCGCGATCTGGTCAGGGCGGTGCATCTGTGCAGGAGTCTGTCGGGCGACTATGTGCGGGCAAGCCGGACGATCGACAATCCTTTTGCCGGAGCCTCGACATTCTGGGACCGGTTCGGCGTGGCGGCGCGTCATGTCCGGCAGATCGACCGGCACGAGGCGTTCGAGCACCCCTCCATTGCCGCCCTTTTCGACCGGATCGAGCCGGAAACGGTCGTTTTCGAGTTTTCTTTCGCTTCCCGTGAGGAGTGGCTCGGCAAGATAGAACGGCAAAAACGGGCGCTCGGAGAGCACTTCGGCCGTCGGAGACCGGAGGGGAGACGATGA
- a CDS encoding radical SAM/SPASM domain-containing protein, with product MMLSMVSSLMLVVTTACNLSCRYCYEGGRRSGEFMSLDTALCALDVAARRGRPFHVQFTGGEPLLAADLVFAVLEHIAAEALPATTAIQTNGILLNRDAVRKFRAHRTAVGISVDGLPGIQERMRGQSAATYRAMRILDDEGVPFSVTTVLSAVNTGELAKLAMALHSWPTASAIGLDLLVRKGSASPGSGIEPPEEALLRQGIGGLLGTLDLLNRERRHPLVLREKQLVQRALKNAVTAAPYCSACTGASLAITPGGELYPCTQTMGDPDFFLGTLARPDMSPSRTFAGESPVREGCSGCVLDGRCPGDCPSRMHYNRGNQCDLVCTLYRTIYDYCKQTGEIPS from the coding sequence ATGATGTTATCCATGGTATCCTCCCTGATGCTCGTGGTGACGACGGCATGCAATCTCTCCTGCCGCTACTGCTATGAAGGAGGTCGCCGTTCCGGGGAGTTCATGAGCCTCGATACGGCCCTCTGTGCGCTCGACGTGGCGGCCCGGAGGGGGAGGCCCTTCCATGTACAGTTCACAGGGGGGGAGCCGCTGCTTGCAGCAGATCTTGTCTTCGCCGTTCTCGAACATATCGCCGCCGAGGCTCTGCCGGCGACGACGGCCATCCAGACAAACGGCATATTGCTCAACCGCGACGCCGTGCGAAAGTTCAGGGCGCACAGGACCGCAGTAGGCATAAGCGTGGACGGTCTGCCGGGAATACAGGAGCGGATGCGGGGCCAGAGTGCGGCAACCTACAGGGCCATGCGGATACTCGATGACGAAGGGGTCCCCTTCAGCGTCACCACGGTGCTTTCCGCCGTGAATACCGGAGAGCTTGCAAAGCTTGCCATGGCCCTGCACTCCTGGCCAACGGCTTCGGCTATCGGACTCGACCTGCTGGTGCGCAAAGGCTCTGCATCTCCGGGAAGCGGGATCGAACCGCCTGAAGAGGCGCTGTTGCGCCAGGGCATAGGGGGGCTGCTCGGCACCCTCGACCTGCTGAACCGTGAACGAAGGCATCCTCTTGTCCTTCGGGAAAAACAGCTGGTACAGAGGGCCTTGAAAAACGCCGTTACGGCAGCACCCTACTGTTCCGCCTGCACCGGAGCGAGCCTCGCCATTACGCCCGGAGGGGAGCTCTACCCCTGCACCCAGACCATGGGGGATCCTGATTTTTTTCTCGGAACGCTCGCCCGCCCCGACATGTCGCCTTCCCGAACCTTTGCCGGAGAGTCTCCGGTCAGGGAAGGGTGCTCCGGCTGCGTGCTCGATGGGCGCTGTCCGGGTGACTGCCCGTCCCGGATGCATTACAACAGAGGGAACCAGTGCGACCTCGTCTGTACGCTCTATCGAACCATCTACGATTACTGCAAGCAAACAGGAGAAATTCCATCATGA
- the cobN gene encoding cobaltochelatase subunit CobN, translated as MNHFSLSYFSVNPSEVATLSGGVRLYNGEGGKAKVTARIAAQLSSPQQIASFALIAAASHVVIIRLMGGKASFPAFDAFLEACSERREKGDSVPLVVIHAGGGDDEALDLAREHSILYGTEAGERIRRYLQNGGTLNFVNLLRYLHKLVHAEETEVAEPVEMPHEGLYHPDWPAFDDFEGYLSKHVDPSKPVVGIWFYQNYFVDADLAAYDCLIREIEKRGASVIAVFHHRYRDVMRGNKGADYVADRYFRRPDGASRIDVLINPMLFSLTLASPDYTSILPGLDVPFLQAFNTFQSREQWQQSVQGLGVMEVSYNAAQPEFDGALMTVPFSTREHRGIDPVTGGEVLKIMPIEERTAKLADMALRWAELRRKPNADKRIAIIFHHYPPRNDRIGCASGLDSFASVRLLLERMAEEGYAVGRQYETGDDLARELVAGMTCDRRWLTPEQMAVKAEATAKRERYQPWHEALPTGVKQKMVKEWGRMPGELFVHDEELLFPGTINGSVFITIQPSRGSIERQDQMLHDPDIPPPHHYLAHYRWIRDVFRADAVMHVGTHGSLEWLPGKALGLSEECYPDLAIMDLPNIYPYIINNPSEGTQAKRRSNCCIIDHMTPVFTNADLYEEMAVLDGHLRSYAEARNSDPAKLDVLRPMIWDALVAADLDKDTGYGREDAMADFEKFLEVLHSKLDEIADTMVSDGLHTMGVAPEDDRLVELLVQLTRLDQGGVPSLRESIVRAMGFDYDDLLRRKGSPVFGPTCDTGGEKIRLAHEHALAMVKRLSSEGYRAVAPDAVQAAMPELATPDVMAGLQYICTDLVPRLLRVTDEIDASLKGFSGRFVEPGPSGAPTRGQADILPTGRNFFSIDPQRIPTPAAWKVGCSLGDALVGRYLAEKGEYPRSIGIILFGGATMRSGGDDLAEIFYLMGVRPVWQQGSGYVKGVEVIPLAELGRPRLDIVPRISGFFRDAFPLLVERIDDAVRMVAALDEPPESNLLRRNVLADVEEYRRNGMNDEEALREASFRVFGCPPGTYGAGVSELIESKNWQTQEDLAANYIRYSSHAYGRGSYGRQKPDTFRRVLSRMDATVKNEDTREYDMFSCTDYYNYYGGLITAAKSQRGGVLPEAYMGDSSDPNRVQVRTTFEEAKHVFRSRLLNPKWLEGLKRHGYKGAGDISKVLDIILGWDATAEVVDDWMYERVAGKYVFDEAMKKWMDEVNPYARQNILDKLLEAISRGMWNAGDEMKLRLQEEYLETEGQLEEINE; from the coding sequence ATGAACCATTTTTCGCTCAGCTATTTCAGCGTCAATCCTTCCGAAGTCGCCACACTCTCAGGCGGGGTGCGTCTCTATAACGGTGAAGGTGGAAAGGCGAAGGTGACGGCCCGCATCGCCGCGCAGCTCTCCTCTCCGCAGCAGATAGCGTCGTTCGCCCTGATTGCGGCAGCCTCGCATGTGGTCATTATCCGGCTTATGGGCGGCAAGGCCTCGTTTCCTGCCTTCGACGCCTTTCTCGAGGCCTGCTCCGAAAGACGGGAAAAAGGGGACTCCGTTCCCCTTGTCGTGATCCATGCCGGAGGCGGCGACGATGAGGCGCTCGATCTTGCCCGTGAACACAGCATCCTGTATGGTACGGAAGCGGGGGAGAGAATCCGGCGTTATCTGCAGAACGGAGGCACCCTGAATTTCGTGAATCTGCTCCGGTATCTGCACAAGCTTGTCCATGCCGAAGAGACAGAGGTTGCCGAGCCTGTGGAAATGCCGCACGAAGGGTTGTATCATCCTGACTGGCCGGCTTTCGACGATTTCGAAGGATATCTTTCGAAGCATGTCGATCCCTCGAAGCCCGTCGTCGGTATCTGGTTTTACCAGAACTACTTCGTCGACGCCGATCTTGCCGCTTACGATTGTCTCATCCGGGAGATCGAGAAGCGGGGGGCCAGCGTCATTGCGGTGTTTCATCACCGGTACCGCGACGTGATGCGCGGTAACAAGGGCGCCGACTATGTGGCCGATCGCTATTTCCGTCGTCCCGACGGCGCAAGCCGCATCGATGTGCTCATCAATCCCATGCTTTTTTCCCTCACCCTGGCTTCACCGGATTACACGAGCATCCTGCCGGGTCTCGACGTTCCCTTTCTCCAGGCTTTCAATACGTTTCAGAGCAGGGAGCAGTGGCAGCAGAGCGTACAGGGGCTTGGCGTCATGGAAGTCTCCTACAATGCCGCGCAGCCCGAATTCGACGGCGCTCTCATGACGGTGCCCTTTTCGACCAGGGAGCATCGCGGCATCGATCCCGTGACCGGCGGCGAGGTACTGAAAATCATGCCCATCGAAGAGCGTACGGCCAAACTGGCCGACATGGCGCTCCGGTGGGCTGAACTTCGCCGGAAACCGAACGCCGACAAACGCATCGCCATCATCTTCCACCACTACCCGCCCCGTAACGACCGCATCGGATGCGCTTCGGGTCTCGACAGCTTCGCGAGCGTCAGACTGCTGCTCGAAAGAATGGCGGAGGAGGGGTATGCGGTCGGGAGGCAGTACGAAACCGGCGATGATCTTGCTCGCGAGCTTGTCGCGGGAATGACCTGCGACCGCCGCTGGCTGACCCCGGAGCAGATGGCCGTCAAAGCCGAAGCGACAGCGAAGCGCGAGCGGTACCAGCCCTGGCATGAGGCGCTGCCGACAGGCGTGAAGCAAAAGATGGTAAAGGAGTGGGGGCGGATGCCGGGGGAGCTGTTTGTTCACGACGAAGAGCTGCTCTTTCCGGGCACGATCAACGGGAGCGTGTTCATCACCATCCAGCCCTCACGGGGAAGCATCGAGCGTCAGGATCAGATGCTGCACGATCCCGATATACCGCCGCCGCATCACTATCTTGCGCATTATCGCTGGATCAGGGACGTCTTCAGGGCCGATGCCGTCATGCATGTCGGCACGCACGGTTCGCTGGAGTGGCTGCCGGGCAAGGCGCTCGGGCTTTCGGAGGAGTGTTACCCGGATCTGGCCATCATGGATCTGCCGAACATCTATCCCTATATCATCAACAATCCGAGCGAGGGAACGCAGGCCAAGCGCCGGTCGAACTGCTGCATCATCGACCACATGACGCCGGTCTTCACCAACGCCGACCTCTACGAAGAGATGGCCGTGCTCGACGGCCACCTGCGGAGCTACGCGGAAGCGCGAAACAGCGATCCGGCGAAGCTCGACGTGCTGCGCCCGATGATATGGGACGCGTTGGTCGCCGCCGATCTCGACAAGGACACCGGGTACGGTCGCGAAGATGCGATGGCGGATTTCGAAAAATTTCTCGAAGTGCTGCACAGCAAGCTCGACGAGATTGCCGATACCATGGTTTCCGACGGTCTGCATACCATGGGCGTCGCTCCCGAAGATGACCGTCTTGTCGAACTGCTCGTGCAGCTCACGAGGCTCGACCAGGGCGGCGTGCCGTCGCTGCGGGAATCGATCGTCAGGGCCATGGGATTCGATTACGACGACCTGCTTCGCCGCAAGGGTTCTCCGGTATTCGGCCCGACCTGCGATACCGGCGGGGAGAAAATCCGTCTCGCCCATGAGCATGCGCTCGCGATGGTGAAGCGGCTCTCCTCGGAAGGGTACCGGGCTGTTGCGCCCGATGCTGTGCAGGCCGCCATGCCGGAGCTGGCGACACCCGACGTGATGGCAGGGCTGCAATACATCTGCACCGATCTGGTTCCCCGTCTGCTGCGGGTGACCGACGAAATAGATGCTTCCCTGAAGGGTTTTTCCGGCCGTTTTGTCGAGCCCGGCCCTTCGGGAGCGCCTACCAGGGGGCAGGCCGACATCCTGCCGACCGGACGCAATTTCTTCTCGATCGATCCGCAAAGGATTCCGACGCCTGCCGCCTGGAAAGTCGGCTGCAGTCTTGGCGATGCGCTCGTCGGGCGCTATCTGGCAGAGAAAGGCGAGTATCCCCGCAGCATCGGCATCATCCTTTTCGGCGGGGCAACCATGCGTTCCGGAGGCGACGATCTCGCGGAAATCTTTTACCTCATGGGGGTCAGACCGGTCTGGCAGCAGGGCAGCGGCTACGTAAAAGGGGTCGAAGTCATTCCCCTCGCCGAACTCGGGCGTCCGAGGCTCGACATTGTGCCCAGGATTTCCGGATTTTTCCGCGACGCGTTTCCGCTGCTTGTCGAACGTATCGACGATGCGGTCAGGATGGTCGCCGCGCTTGACGAGCCGCCCGAAAGCAATCTGCTCCGCCGCAACGTGCTTGCGGACGTCGAGGAGTACCGGCGGAACGGCATGAACGACGAAGAAGCGCTCCGCGAAGCCTCGTTCCGGGTTTTCGGCTGCCCTCCGGGCACCTACGGCGCCGGGGTTTCGGAGCTGATCGAATCGAAGAACTGGCAGACGCAGGAGGACCTGGCGGCCAACTACATCCGCTACTCTTCGCATGCCTACGGCCGGGGATCCTACGGCCGGCAGAAACCCGATACCTTCCGCAGGGTGCTTTCCCGCATGGACGCCACGGTGAAAAACGAGGACACCCGCGAATACGACATGTTCTCATGCACCGATTACTACAACTACTACGGCGGTCTCATCACGGCGGCAAAGAGCCAGCGAGGGGGCGTTCTGCCGGAAGCCTATATGGGCGACAGCTCCGATCCGAACCGGGTGCAGGTGCGCACCACTTTCGAGGAGGCGAAGCATGTTTTCCGTTCGCGCCTGCTCAATCCGAAATGGCTCGAAGGGCTGAAGCGGCATGGCTACAAGGGGGCGGGCGATATCTCGAAGGTGCTCGATATCATACTCGGCTGGGACGCCACGGCCGAGGTGGTCGATGACTGGATGTACGAGCGTGTTGCCGGCAAGTATGTCTTCGACGAAGCGATGAAGAAGTGGATGGATGAGGTCAATCCCTATGCGCGCCAGAACATTCTCGACAAGCTGCTCGAAGCGATCAGCCGGGGCATGTGGAATGCGGGTGACGAGATGAAGCTGCGCCTGCAGGAGGAGTATCTCGAAACCGAAGGCCAGCTCGAGGAGATCAACGAGTGA